One genomic segment of Melitaea cinxia chromosome 19, ilMelCinx1.1, whole genome shotgun sequence includes these proteins:
- the LOC123662961 gene encoding uncharacterized protein LOC123662961: IQVDSTCYNVSYLFDIEAPFRTNIVISKLGILRSTNTLFFSFEPKIEDKEYSKVGFINLDNPVNVSVISGENQIMNFGTFDLDQENALVYLGGSDGIYVLDTKVNRVAPYSSRGDLIISLFYKDYVYFIRYGEFKIVRKKGDNFDLWFDRMLVKNFVITKSGATVILGSYGLFVVGKNEMVWLSKNSYFRGLTIDLDDNVYTWWIDGIFKVIIAPKLPESTMIRIAQIPKIGALTFDNNNNFLFTVGKSLFRLSKTNNNTVC, encoded by the coding sequence ATACAAGTGGATTCAACCTGCTACAATGTCTCCTACCTTTTCGACATCGAGGCTCCATTTAGAACTAATATCGTCATCTCGAAACTTGGCATTCTCAGATCAACGAATACACTTTTCTTCAGTTTCGAACCAAAAATAGAAGACAAAGAATACTCTAAAGTTGGATTCATCAACTTGGATAATCCTGTAAACGTCAGTGTTATATCTGGCGAAAATCAGATTATGAATTTCGGCACTTTCGATCTGGATCAAGAAAATGCGTTAGTATATTTAGGAGGCAGCGATGGTATCTACGTACTAGACACAAAGGTGAACAGAGTAGCGCCGTACAGTTCGAGAGGcgatttaattataagtttattcTATAAAGACTATGTATACTTCATACGATACGGGGAATTCAAAATTGTTAGGAAGAAAGGTGACAATTTCGACTTATGGTTCGACAGGATGTTAGTTAAGAATTTCGTAATTACCAAAAGCGGTGCGACCGTGATTCTTGGTTCTTACGGTCTTTTCGTGGTTGGGAAGAATGAAATGGTATGGTTATcgaaaaattcatattttagaGGTTTAACAATTGATTTGGATGATAATGTTTACACTTGGTGGATTGATGGTATATTCAAAGTTATAATTGCACCGAAATTACCAGAGTCAACGATGATACGAATAGCACAAATTCCTAAAATTGGTGCATTgacttttgataataataataattttctatttacaGTCGGGAAAAGTTTGTTTCGATTGTCTAAAACTAACAACAACACAGTTTGTTGA